The Thermocrinis ruber genome has a window encoding:
- a CDS encoding phosphoadenylyl-sulfate reductase, with translation MEKEILEINPRERLKAEKHPLDILSELSEIIKKGYEETPEEDLVRLQWYGLYHDKPRVGYFLLRVKVPGGILSARHVEVLGDLAYRFNDYAELTLRQDIQLHYVRLDDLPEVFDRLKSVELFPVGACGDTVRNITTCPLCGVEKYELFDVMDNIRELEGFFHNPENREYFNLPRKFKITISACPYHCNMPEMHDLAFVGTTLEGTEGFAVWVGGGLSSTPRIARKLGIFVERDKVLEVAKAIVDIWKNDPENRKSFVKARFKYMVDRLGVERIKEMLLERLSFVPAALEQEPIPIKRYFHTGLGEQKQKGYYYLGIPIPAGRIKGSQLLKISELMEKFNLSLRITQRQNLVLTDIPEDKIETVKEEIKRLGFNLDVSEARAISVACTSDPFCNYSVGPSKETLLELLEYLEKELGKIEGIAIGVDGCPHACAHHWLNDIGLQATYLRHPDGSVETTYNLVLRGGYGKHAKVGKIIVKKVPLEKLKGYLKNLILAFRNSGFEDFHSFVNSKSDEELISIMSAKAVEDRKLVKITIFGPLTRFSGGLAEIEVSAQTVRSALEFLEKEFEGFRGKLFDDQGHLKPFVKVFLNEEDISYLKGLDTELKEGDHIMLYPALAGGSPTFDELELHELAIEFEDKPPQELISWAIENFHPKLYIAFSGQAEDMVLLDMAWRINPEVRVFTVDTGRLHEETYRLIQEIEERYNIKVEIYFPSAQEVEELVKRHGINCFYKSVELRHLCCHIRKVRPLLRALSQVDAWFTGLRREQWASRQNIMKIEVDHDHGQIVKINPLADWSERQVWEYIKKNNLPYNKLYEMGYRSIGCEPCTRPVAPYEDPRAGRWWWEKDAPKECGMHCSIETGGFEKIADKLIKEDKDGHKSL, from the coding sequence ATGGAGAAAGAAATTTTGGAGATAAACCCCAGAGAGAGGCTAAAGGCAGAGAAACATCCTTTGGACATTCTCTCTGAACTTTCTGAGATCATAAAGAAGGGATACGAAGAGACGCCCGAGGAGGACCTTGTAAGGCTACAGTGGTATGGACTTTACCATGACAAGCCAAGAGTAGGATACTTTCTCCTTAGGGTTAAGGTGCCGGGCGGTATTCTATCCGCGAGGCATGTAGAGGTTCTTGGAGATTTAGCCTATAGGTTCAACGACTACGCAGAGCTAACCTTAAGGCAAGATATACAGCTTCACTATGTAAGGTTAGATGACCTTCCGGAGGTTTTTGATAGACTGAAAAGTGTGGAACTCTTTCCAGTAGGAGCTTGCGGTGATACCGTTAGGAATATTACCACATGCCCACTCTGTGGCGTGGAAAAGTATGAACTTTTTGATGTGATGGATAACATCCGCGAGCTTGAAGGATTTTTCCATAACCCAGAAAATAGAGAGTATTTCAACTTACCAAGAAAGTTTAAAATCACGATCTCCGCATGTCCTTACCATTGCAACATGCCAGAAATGCACGACCTTGCCTTTGTAGGAACAACTTTGGAGGGCACCGAAGGCTTTGCGGTATGGGTAGGAGGTGGTCTATCCTCTACACCAAGAATAGCGCGAAAGCTTGGTATCTTTGTGGAAAGGGATAAAGTGCTTGAAGTAGCTAAGGCGATAGTAGATATATGGAAGAATGACCCAGAAAACAGAAAATCCTTTGTGAAGGCAAGGTTCAAATACATGGTGGATAGGTTGGGCGTTGAAAGGATAAAGGAGATGCTTTTAGAGAGGCTCAGCTTTGTGCCAGCAGCCCTTGAACAAGAGCCAATACCTATAAAAAGATACTTCCACACAGGTTTAGGAGAACAAAAACAGAAAGGTTATTACTACTTGGGAATACCTATCCCCGCTGGAAGGATAAAGGGAAGCCAGCTCTTAAAGATCTCTGAGCTCATGGAAAAGTTTAACCTTTCCCTCAGGATCACCCAAAGACAGAACTTGGTGCTAACAGACATTCCAGAGGATAAGATTGAGACGGTAAAGGAGGAAATAAAAAGACTCGGCTTTAATCTTGATGTGAGCGAAGCCAGAGCCATATCGGTTGCTTGCACCAGTGATCCTTTCTGCAACTACTCGGTAGGTCCTTCTAAGGAGACACTTTTAGAACTTCTTGAATATCTTGAGAAGGAGCTGGGAAAGATAGAAGGCATAGCCATAGGCGTTGATGGGTGTCCCCATGCCTGTGCCCACCATTGGCTAAACGATATAGGTTTGCAAGCAACATACCTTAGACACCCAGACGGTTCTGTAGAGACCACTTACAACCTAGTCCTTAGAGGAGGGTACGGAAAGCATGCAAAGGTAGGAAAAATCATTGTCAAAAAAGTTCCCCTTGAAAAGTTAAAAGGCTACTTGAAAAACCTTATCCTTGCCTTTAGAAACTCGGGGTTTGAAGATTTTCACTCTTTTGTAAACTCCAAAAGTGATGAAGAGCTCATCAGTATAATGTCTGCCAAAGCTGTTGAGGATAGGAAGCTTGTTAAGATAACCATATTTGGTCCATTAACCCGCTTCTCTGGAGGGCTTGCTGAAATTGAAGTGAGCGCTCAAACTGTCCGTTCCGCCCTTGAATTTCTTGAGAAGGAGTTTGAAGGCTTTAGAGGGAAGCTCTTTGATGATCAAGGGCATCTAAAACCCTTTGTGAAGGTATTCCTTAACGAGGAAGATATCTCTTATCTGAAGGGACTTGATACAGAGCTAAAGGAGGGTGATCATATCATGCTATATCCCGCTCTCGCTGGAGGCTCACCCACTTTTGATGAACTTGAATTGCACGAGCTTGCTATAGAGTTTGAGGATAAGCCCCCACAGGAACTAATCTCATGGGCTATAGAAAACTTCCATCCCAAGCTTTACATAGCCTTCAGTGGTCAGGCGGAGGACATGGTGCTTTTGGACATGGCTTGGAGGATAAATCCAGAGGTTAGGGTTTTTACGGTGGATACAGGAAGATTACACGAAGAGACATACAGACTTATTCAGGAGATAGAAGAGAGGTATAACATAAAAGTGGAAATTTACTTTCCTTCAGCACAGGAAGTGGAAGAGCTGGTCAAAAGACACGGTATCAACTGCTTCTACAAATCCGTTGAACTTAGACACTTGTGCTGTCATATAAGAAAGGTAAGACCCTTATTGAGGGCTCTTTCTCAGGTAGACGCTTGGTTCACAGGGCTTAGGAGGGAACAATGGGCTAGCAGGCAGAATATTATGAAAATAGAGGTAGACCATGACCACGGACAGATAGTAAAGATTAATCCCCTTGCGGACTGGAGCGAAAGGCAGGTATGGGAGTATATAAAGAAAAACAACCTACCTTATAACAAGCTTTACGAGATGGGATACAGAAGCATAGGGTGCGAACCTTGCACAAGGCCAGTGGCACCTTATGAGGACCCAAGGGCTGGTAGGTGGTGGTGGGAAAAGGACGCTCCAAAAGAATGCGGTATGCACTGCAGTATAGAGACGGGAGGCTTTGAAAAGATAGCTGACAAACTGATAAAGGAGGACAAGGATGGCCATAAGAGTCTTTGA